A single window of Halotalea alkalilenta DNA harbors:
- a CDS encoding CheR family methyltransferase — MSDEDFERIRDYIRRRAGISLAPHKREMAYSRLAKRLRALGLARFDSYLALLERADAEEWEYFVNALTTNLTAFFREPAHFPLLADHVRGLGRPPRIWCCASSTGEEPLSIAMTLCETLGESASRSRLLATDIDTQALERARAGVYPLAAAQAMGEARLRRFFLRGTGERSGWAKARPELLGMIEYRRLNLMEPQWGIDEGFDAIFCRNIMIYFDREAQTRLLERFAQRLVPGGLFFAGHSENFSRQTQALRLTRNTIYQRVAS, encoded by the coding sequence ATGAGCGATGAGGACTTCGAGCGCATCCGTGACTACATCAGGCGTCGGGCGGGCATCTCCCTGGCCCCGCACAAGCGCGAGATGGCCTACTCGCGGCTCGCCAAGCGGTTGAGGGCGCTGGGGCTGGCGCGCTTCGACAGTTACTTGGCGCTGCTCGAGCGTGCCGACGCCGAGGAGTGGGAGTACTTCGTCAATGCGCTGACCACCAATCTGACCGCCTTCTTTCGCGAGCCGGCCCACTTTCCCTTGCTGGCCGACCATGTGCGCGGCTTGGGTCGCCCGCCGCGGATCTGGTGCTGCGCCAGCTCGACCGGAGAGGAGCCGCTGTCGATCGCGATGACGCTGTGCGAGACGCTCGGCGAATCGGCCTCCCGCTCGCGCCTGCTGGCAACCGACATCGATACCCAGGCGCTGGAGCGTGCCAGGGCCGGGGTCTACCCGCTTGCCGCAGCGCAGGCGATGGGCGAGGCGCGGCTGCGGCGCTTCTTCCTGCGTGGCACCGGCGAGCGATCCGGCTGGGCCAAGGCGCGCCCCGAGCTGCTGGGCATGATCGAGTACCGAAGGCTCAATCTGATGGAGCCGCAGTGGGGGATCGATGAAGGGTTCGATGCGATCTTCTGCCGCAACATCATGATCTATTTCGATCGCGAAGCGCAGACCCGGCTGCTCGAGCGGTTCGCCCAGCGGCTGGTGCCGGGGGGGCTGTTCTTCGCCGGTCATTCGGAGAATTTCAGCCGCCAGACCCAGGCGCTGCGCCTGACCCGCAACACGATCTACCAGCGAGTGGCGTCTTGA
- a CDS encoding methyl-accepting chemotaxis protein translates to MALHQATDGREYVLGESQYLYSRTDLDGTIVYANKAFVEASGYSIDELYGAPHNIVRHPDMPGIAFADFWRTLRAGRTWVGLVKNRRKNGGFYWVRAYVSPVFEAGRCIGYASIRVKPSIEEISQAARGYAAIQRGARIKVRDGGFARPGVLGWLMRWRRPSLSKSLTLPLAGAMLLLLALLGVAFQQEHPSGIVFAALCAAIALVACAIWRVERRVLSGLRQLREMSIRLAAGDLLVEFGSRGDDELGRLFAAQALQAKSQLNLLEGVHSASATLHGRCETVSTGSRELEHRTQEELVSMRQTSASLDRLTEAVELNAERARQAHDLVEQASTTVERGGRDIERMVTTMDEVRASSRQISEIVGMIDSIAFQTNLLALNASVEAARAGEQGRGFAVVAGEVRALANKSADAARRVASLVEDTRTKIDGGSQEAAAAGETMRAIVDSTQRVNRIIAEISSVSKEQSEGITQVGDAMRSVDSAVQQNVALVERLGISGRELKSEADALDATIAGFRAGARQKGRRLTRGLGAGTGAVAATDMVH, encoded by the coding sequence ATGGCGCTGCATCAGGCTACCGACGGCCGCGAGTACGTGCTTGGTGAAAGCCAGTACCTCTACTCCAGAACCGACCTGGACGGCACCATCGTCTACGCCAACAAAGCGTTCGTCGAGGCCAGCGGCTACTCGATCGATGAGCTCTACGGTGCACCGCACAACATCGTTCGCCATCCGGACATGCCGGGAATCGCTTTCGCCGATTTCTGGCGTACGCTGCGCGCCGGGCGTACCTGGGTGGGGCTGGTCAAGAATCGGCGCAAGAACGGCGGTTTCTACTGGGTTCGCGCCTATGTGAGTCCGGTGTTCGAGGCCGGTCGATGCATTGGCTATGCCTCTATTCGCGTCAAACCGAGCATCGAGGAGATATCCCAGGCCGCGCGCGGCTATGCGGCGATCCAGCGCGGCGCGCGCATCAAAGTGCGCGATGGTGGCTTCGCTCGCCCGGGCGTGCTCGGCTGGCTGATGCGCTGGCGCAGGCCCAGCCTGAGCAAATCGCTGACGCTGCCTTTGGCTGGCGCCATGCTCCTGTTGCTGGCGCTGCTGGGCGTTGCTTTCCAGCAGGAGCATCCCTCAGGGATCGTCTTCGCGGCCCTGTGCGCGGCGATCGCGCTGGTCGCTTGCGCCATTTGGCGAGTGGAGCGGCGGGTATTGTCCGGGTTGCGCCAACTGCGCGAGATGTCCATCCGCCTTGCCGCGGGGGATCTGCTGGTCGAGTTCGGCAGCCGCGGCGATGACGAGCTCGGGCGGCTGTTCGCCGCCCAGGCGCTCCAGGCCAAGAGCCAGCTCAACCTGTTGGAAGGGGTTCATAGCGCCTCGGCGACCCTGCACGGGCGCTGCGAGACTGTCAGTACAGGGAGTCGCGAGCTGGAGCATCGGACCCAGGAGGAGTTGGTATCGATGCGCCAGACCAGCGCCAGTCTCGATCGTCTCACCGAGGCGGTAGAGCTGAATGCCGAGCGTGCCCGCCAGGCGCATGACCTGGTCGAGCAGGCGAGCACCACGGTGGAACGCGGCGGCCGGGACATCGAGCGGATGGTGACGACGATGGATGAAGTGCGTGCGTCTTCTCGCCAGATCAGCGAGATCGTCGGGATGATCGACTCGATCGCTTTCCAGACCAACCTGCTTGCGCTCAATGCATCGGTCGAGGCTGCGCGCGCCGGCGAGCAAGGGCGAGGCTTCGCGGTGGTGGCCGGCGAGGTTCGGGCGCTGGCGAACAAAAGCGCCGATGCCGCGCGCCGTGTCGCTTCGCTGGTCGAGGACACCCGCACCAAGATCGATGGTGGCAGCCAGGAGGCTGCAGCCGCGGGAGAGACCATGCGCGCGATCGTCGATTCGACCCAGCGGGTCAACCGGATCATTGCCGAGATCTCCTCCGTTTCGAAAGAGCAGAGCGAAGGTATCACTCAGGTCGGCGATGCGATGCGAAGCGTCGACAGTGCGGTGCAGCAGAACGTCGCATTGGTGGAGAGGCTAGGCATCTCCGGGCGCGAGCTCAAGTCCGAGGCCGATGCGCTCGATGCCACGATCGCCGGTTTCCGCGCCGGCGCCAGGCAGAAAGGGCGTCGTCTTACCCGCGGCCTTGGCGCGGGTACAGGCGCGGTCGCAGCCACCGACATGGTCCATTGA
- a CDS encoding chemotaxis protein CheW, protein MNIASTLKPSARDAAAARKEYLSFRLGDEEYAIDILRVQEIRGYDNITRIAGTPPFIKGVTNLRGVIVPIVDLRIKFELESVEYDHRTVVIVLNIGDRVVGAVVDDVKDVLSLSPDQLRPAPEFGGAMSVEYLEGLVDLDDRMLILLDIERLMNSREMALVDAMERGGAEDHGE, encoded by the coding sequence ATGAACATCGCCTCGACGCTCAAGCCCAGTGCTAGGGATGCCGCTGCCGCTCGCAAGGAGTACTTGAGCTTCCGGCTCGGTGATGAGGAGTACGCGATCGATATCCTTCGCGTGCAGGAGATCCGCGGCTACGACAACATCACCCGGATCGCGGGAACGCCTCCTTTCATCAAGGGCGTTACCAACCTGCGTGGAGTGATCGTGCCGATCGTCGATTTGCGCATCAAGTTCGAGCTCGAGAGCGTCGAATACGATCACCGCACGGTGGTGATCGTGCTCAATATCGGCGATCGGGTGGTCGGCGCGGTGGTGGACGACGTCAAGGACGTCCTCTCGCTCTCTCCCGACCAGCTGCGTCCCGCGCCCGAATTCGGCGGTGCGATGTCGGTGGAGTATCTCGAAGGCCTGGTCGACCTGGACGATCGCATGCTGATCCTGCTCGACATCGAGAGGCTGATGAACAGCCGCGAAATGGCATTGGTCGATGCCATGGAGCGGGGCGGCGCCGAGGATCATGGAGAGTGA